Genomic DNA from Deinococcus misasensis DSM 22328:
CCGAGTGAAGTTCGGTCTGGGCCTCGGCACTGAAAATGTCACGGACCGCCTGAAAGAGCACCTGCTCAGGGATGTCCTTGAAAGCCAGAAAGCCTTTGACACGCAAAACATGACCGGGACGTTCCAGAATGAATTTTTGCAGGAAGTAATGCCAGCGGATCATGTCCAGAGGTTGATCGTGCTTCAAGACAAAGCTTTTGACCCCTCTGGTGTGCTCGTGGGTGGTTTCCAGCACATCTTCTTTGAGGTCCGCAGAGAAGTGCTTCTGGTTCAGCACATCTCTGGAATCCACTTCGCTGTGGTGGGTTCTGATGGTTTTGGCCAGAGGGGCCAGTTTGCTGGAGGTGTCTTCCACAAGGGCCAACAGCTCCTGATCGGCCAGATCGGATTTGTTGATCACGATGGTGCTGGCATAGGCCAGTTGCAAGGCCATCTCGGGGTTCTGTTCGAGGGTGGCGTAAAAATTCCGGGCGTCCAGCACCGTCACCAGACCGTCCAACTCAAAAATCGCCCGCACCTGAGGGTCCAGCAGGGTTTGCATGACCGGGACCGGATCGGCCAGACCCGAGAGCTCAATCAAAACATACTCGGGGCGTTGCGGGCGGGACACCAGTTTCACCAGAGCCTCGATCAGGTCGTTGCGCCCGGTGCAGCACAGGCAACCGGCAGTCAGTTCAGTGATGTCATCCTCGGGGAGGTTTTCGATCAGGGCACCATCGATGCCCAGAGAACCGAACTCATTGACGATCACCCCCAGTTTGTAAGGGTTCTGGCGGATGAGTTGATTGACCAGTGTGGTTTTTCCGGCCCCCAGAAAGCCACCAATCACGGTCACAGGAATACGTTCACGGAAGACGCGCATACCGACAGGATAAAGGTTGGACCCCCAAAGACAAAAAGAGACCAGAGACATTTCGCTCTGGTCTGCAAACCGACGGTTTGAGTACGGGTTGACTGGGGCTCAGTCCTGACGGTATTTCACTTCAAAACGGATGTTTTTCTTGAAGAACAGGATGCCCACCTTGCCGCTTTCGATCACCTGTGCTGGGAAAAGGCGACCTTCTTTCAGGGCAAATTCGATTTCACGTTTGCCCCCTTCCAGCTCTTTGATGCCTTCGGTGTTGAGGATGCGTTTGCTGTCCTGAACGAAGCTGGCGCAGGAAAACTCGGGCAGTGGACTGTCTGGGTTGTACTTCACACTGGCGGTCTTGCTTTCCTCTTTTTTGAGGGTCTTGACCTGCACCTTGCCGTTTTTGAAGTCGAGGCGGGACGCTTCGCGGTAAGCCACGGTGTCATCCACGTACAGGGTGGCTTCGCGGTACAGGGTAAAAGGGGAGGATTTCAGCTTTTTCTGGGCGGTCTCCAGTTCTTTGCAGGAGAAGGCCAGACCTGTGCTTCCCAGCAAGCCCAGCAACGCCAGAGCAGCCCTGAGGGGTTTCATGGTTCGGGGGCTCATAAGGTGATGCCCCGTTTTTTCCAGAGCACGAGGGCCAGAACCCAGATCAGCAGGGTCATGCCTGTGCGAATCCACAGGTGCTCGGGGTCGCTGCCAAAGTGGGTGATGCCCATGCCGGGCAGGCCCGCAGCCAGAATCGGCTGGATGTTCTCGGGCAAAGCCGCCACGACACGCGGAACGATCTGCATCCACGCAAAACCCACCACCAGCACCAGAGCGAAATTGCGGGTCAGGGCGGTCAGGAGCACCAGCGTGCCAAGGCTGCTGAAAATCCCGGCCAGTCCTGCACCGAAAGCAGCACCGTTCTCGGGCAGGTTGCCCAGAGCGAAGGACACCCCGAGGCTGAGCACCACCACCAGCAAAATCACCATGATTTTCTCAAAGAGCACCTTCAGGGCAGAGGTGGGGGTGGTCAGGATCCACTTGGCGGTGGCTTGCTGGGTTTCCAGAGCCAGCAGGTAAGGGGTGAGCAGGGCCAGAACCGCGTGGGCAGGGAGCAGGTAAGCTTCTCCATTGGCCTGCACTTGCATGTTGGGGTTCATCTGGTTGGCGGCGTAGACCAGCACAGGCAAAGACAAACCGGCCACGGCCAGACCCAGACCCATTGGATTGCGTTTCAGTTTAAGCAACTCTGCTGCCAGCATCTTTGATCCTCCAGTACAGTTCTTCAAGGTCCTCAGGACGGCTGCTCAGGACGGTCAGGTTCTGTTGTTCCAGAATCCCTTGCACCTGACGGGTTTCTTTGATGTGCACATCCACCACCACGGCACGGCTGTCACGGGCAGGGGCAGATTGCAGGCCATGCAGGTTGAGGACATTGCGGGCACGCTCGGGGTCGTCCACCTCCACCACCAGACGGCGGCTGGAAGCCAGCTGGGCATAAGAGCCCTGATAGGCGATCTGTCCGGCGTGAATCACCACCAGATGTTCGGCGTAACGTTCGGCCTCCAGCACCTGGTGGGTGGAAACCAGCATCGAAACCCCTTCAGCGGTGAGGGTCTTGAGGACTGCCCAGAGTTGCTCACGCCCCTCCAGATCCAGCCCGTTGGTGGGCTCGTCCAGCAGCAAGAGTTTCACCTCTGGAAACAGTTGCGAAGCGAGGTACAGCCTCTGGCGCATCCCCAGCGAGTACCCTTTGGAAGGCCGGTTCATGGCATGCCCGAGGCCCACCCGTTCCAGCGCATCCACGGCCCACTTGCGGGGGTTTTCCACCTGACGGTAGTGGCCCACGATCTCCAAGGTTTCCCGGCCAGTCAGCCAAGGGTAAAAACGTGGTTCTTCCAGCGTGACCCCGATCAGGCGTTTGCTGTGGTCCCCTCTGGGTTGCCCGAACACCTGAATCTGCCCACCCTCGGGGTGTTCCAGACCCGAGAGCAACCGGAAGGTGCTGGTTTTCCCTGCTCCGTTCGGCCCGAGGTAAAGCCCCATGGCCCCCTGAGGCAAACGGAAATCCAGTCCTTTGAGAATTTCTCTGCCACCGTAACTCTTTCTCAATCCTTGAACGTTCAACGCATCATGCATGGGCTGCAATCCCCCTTTTCATCACTGTGTGTTCTGCAATTTGGACGGCCACAAGACCCACCAGAAGCCAGATCAATCCATAAAATGCAATCCATCCTGCACCCAACCATGTGGGGTTGTGGAGCCAGTGGATCACGCCCACCAGAGGCAAGGCATCCACCCACGGTCCAAACTGCTGGACGGGCGCAAAAGCCACCCCGAACAACCCGAGCTGCACCAGTGTGGAGATGTTCTGCACCTTGCGCAAAACCATCTTCAGGGCGAACATCAGCATCCCCAGACCCAGCACACTGACCACCGCCAGTCCCAGAGCCCCAAAAATCAGTTCGATGGGGAAACTCAAGTTGCGGGTCAGGAAGGCCATCAGCACGTACATCCCCCCAAAACCCAGCGCCAGTTGTGCCCCTAGGGTCAGGCTGAGGGTCATCAGCAAACTGCCCAGACGGTAAGGGAACAGCATGATTTCCTCGGGTGGATGGTCCTCGCCAGAGCCAAGCGCTCTGGGCACCATGTAGAACACCGCAACCCCTGCTGTGGCAATGAACATCGAGAGGGTGGCCAGCGAAGCCGCGTTCCCACTGGTTTTGGCGGCCCCGAGGCCCAGTCCCCACAGCACCACTCCGGTGGTGAGCAGTCCAAAAACCATCTGCAAGGGGTACCTGCGCTGCTCTTTGAGGTCGGCACGCACTTTGAAACCGGCAATTTTAAAGCCTTGCAGCACCCTGCACCTCCTCTTTTTTCATCAGGGATTCCAGCTGGTTTTCCCGCCGCATGTCGATGATGTTGATGTCTGCGGCCCCGAGGCGGTCAAACACCTCGGCCAGCAAGCGCACCCGGTTGGGGAGCCTCAGGTGGGTGCCGTCTTGCAACACCCCATCCGGCAAAGCCACATCGGGCAGGCGGTCCAGGGTCAGGCGAATCCAGCCCTGACGGTGCTCCTCGGGGTGATAAGGCACCAGCATGCCGTTTCGCAGCAGCACCACCTCGGTCACCATGCGCCCGAGCACCCCATGGTCGTGGGAGGTGACAATGGTGGTTTTTCCCTCTCTGGAACGCAAGGCCAGGAAAGCCAGCATCCGGTCGATGCTCTCGGAATCCAGACCCAGCGTGGGTTCATCCAGCAGGGCAATCTCCGGGTCATGCACGAAGATGGAAGCCAGAGAAAGCCTCTGTCGGTTTCCCAGAGAAAGCTCTGCGACCTGCAAGTTCAGTTTGTCGGACAGCAGAAAAGTGTCTGCCACCTCCGAGATGCCCCTGCGACCCTGATACAGCAGCGCGCTGTACTCCAGCACCTC
This window encodes:
- a CDS encoding CobW family GTP-binding protein, translated to MRVFRERIPVTVIGGFLGAGKTTLVNQLIRQNPYKLGVIVNEFGSLGIDGALIENLPEDDITELTAGCLCCTGRNDLIEALVKLVSRPQRPEYVLIELSGLADPVPVMQTLLDPQVRAIFELDGLVTVLDARNFYATLEQNPEMALQLAYASTIVINKSDLADQELLALVEDTSSKLAPLAKTIRTHHSEVDSRDVLNQKHFSADLKEDVLETTHEHTRGVKSFVLKHDQPLDMIRWHYFLQKFILERPGHVLRVKGFLAFKDIPEQVLFQAVRDIFSAEAQTELHSGTSRLVVIGRDLDHALYQAAFTECSGEPTTA
- a CDS encoding ABC transporter permease — its product is MLAAELLKLKRNPMGLGLAVAGLSLPVLVYAANQMNPNMQVQANGEAYLLPAHAVLALLTPYLLALETQQATAKWILTTPTSALKVLFEKIMVILLVVVLSLGVSFALGNLPENGAAFGAGLAGIFSSLGTLVLLTALTRNFALVLVVGFAWMQIVPRVVAALPENIQPILAAGLPGMGITHFGSDPEHLWIRTGMTLLIWVLALVLWKKRGITL
- a CDS encoding ABC transporter ATP-binding protein → MHDALNVQGLRKSYGGREILKGLDFRLPQGAMGLYLGPNGAGKTSTFRLLSGLEHPEGGQIQVFGQPRGDHSKRLIGVTLEEPRFYPWLTGRETLEIVGHYRQVENPRKWAVDALERVGLGHAMNRPSKGYSLGMRQRLYLASQLFPEVKLLLLDEPTNGLDLEGREQLWAVLKTLTAEGVSMLVSTHQVLEAERYAEHLVVIHAGQIAYQGSYAQLASSRRLVVEVDDPERARNVLNLHGLQSAPARDSRAVVVDVHIKETRQVQGILEQQNLTVLSSRPEDLEELYWRIKDAGSRVA
- a CDS encoding ABC transporter ATP-binding protein, which encodes MLTNDAEVIAESLRMQRTDLALAVQGVACSYRPLMGKHHPVLKDVSLHVDRGAICGIVGANGAGKTTFLRMLAGLIRPEQGELKVLGLDPCKDRAALMARSGVLLSGKRNFPDRWTVREVLEYSALLYQGRRGISEVADTFLLSDKLNLQVAELSLGNRQRLSLASIFVHDPEIALLDEPTLGLDSESIDRMLAFLALRSREGKTTIVTSHDHGVLGRMVTEVVLLRNGMLVPYHPEEHRQGWIRLTLDRLPDVALPDGVLQDGTHLRLPNRVRLLAEVFDRLGAADINIIDMRRENQLESLMKKEEVQGAARL